A window of Nicotiana tabacum cultivar K326 chromosome 24, ASM71507v2, whole genome shotgun sequence contains these coding sequences:
- the LOC107831446 gene encoding valine--tRNA ligase, mitochondrial 1 isoform X2, whose translation MRHCIFTSTADTMMVAAAATSDGKELTLEDFEKKKKKEEKAREKELKKLKAALKVEAAKQAQAASNVSKKDKKKNSKMEGEEENYEDFVDPGTPLGEKKQLSRQMAKTYSPSAVEKSWYAWWEKSNFFVADPNSSKPAFVIVLPPPNVTGALHIGHALTAAIQDTIIRWRRMSGYNALWIPGMDHAGIATQVVVEKKIMRERNLTRHDIGRENFVSEVWNWKNEYGGTILKQLRRLGASLDWSRECFTMDEKRSKAVTEAFVRLSNEGLIYRAPRMVHWDCVLRTAISDIEVEYTDIKKKTHLKVPGYEEPVEFGVLTSFAYPLEGGLGEIVVATTRIETMLGDTAIAIHPEDKRYCHLHGKFAIHPFNGRKLPIVCDEILVDMNFGTGAVKITPAHDPNDFEFGQRHKLEFINIFTDDGKINSNGGADFEGMPRFKARVAVAEALKEKGLYRDVKDNEMRLGICSRSNDVVEPLVKPQWFVNCKSMAKQALDAVMDDDNRKMEIIPKQYAAEWKRWLDNIRDWCISRQLWWGHRIPAWYVTLHDDKQKEFGVCDDHWIVARNAEEARDLACRKFPGKAILELSQDPDVLDTWFSSGLFPLSALGWPDDTADLKVFYPTSVIETGHDILFFWVARMVMLAITLGGDVPFMKVYLHPMIRDAQGRKMSKSLGNVVDPLEVINGITLDNLHERLKEGNLDAKEIESAKEGQAKDFPKGIPECGADALRFALVSYTAQSDKINLDIQRVVGYRQWCNKLWNAVRFALSKLGEYYTPPTNIVPREMPFICQWILSALNKAIAKTVSSLESYDFSDAATAVYSFWQFQLCDVFIEVIKPYFVGDNPEFVSARRFAQDTLWLCLDNGLRLLHPFMPFVSEELWQRLPASGNSIKKESIVISDYPATIEGWNNDWVEAGMEKVLSIVKGLRSKRALLPPKERFARRKAFVLCWADDNVEFIRSRKMEICTLAALSSLQVSSNGDTAPTEWLIEVVDESVTVFLEGEGTTCDPVAEIQRLIKKRKDTRKQYENLNKMMSASRYK comes from the exons GCTAGAGAGAAAGAACTGAAAAAACTCAAGGCTGCACTAAAAGTGGAAGCAGCAAAACag GCACAAGCTGCTTCCAATGTGTCAAAGAAGGATAAGAAGAAGAACTCAAAAATGGAGGGTGAAGAGGAAAATTATGAAGATTTTGTTGATCCAGGGACACCCCTGGGAGAGAAGAAGCAGCTCTCCCGTCAAATGGCAAAAACTTATAGTCCCAGTGCTGTAGAGAAATC GTGGTATGCATGGtgggaaaagtccaatttcttTGTTGCTGACCCAAACAGCTCTAAGCCAGCTTTTGTGATT GTCTTGCCCCCACCAAATGTGACTGGCGCTCTCCATATAGGACATGCACTTACAGCTGCCATCCAG GATACAATTATTCGTTGGCGGAGAATGTCTGGATACAATGCCTTGTGGATCCCAGGGATGGATCATGCTGGAATCGCAACCCAG GTTGTTGTGGAAAAGAAGATCATGCGGGAGAGGAATTTGACTAGACATGATATTGGTCGGGAGAACTTCGTATCTGAA GTCTGGAATTGGAAGAATGAGTATGGGGGTACTATACTGAAGCAATTACGTCGCCTGGGTGCGTCACTTGATTGGTCTCGTGAG TGCTTTACCATGGATGAGAAAAGGTCTAAGGCTGTTACTGAAGCATTTGTTAGGCTGTCCAATGAAGGTCTTATATACAG GGCTCCACGTATGGTGCATTGGGATTGTGTCTTGCGTACCGCAATCTCTGATATTGAG GTTGAATACACAGACATAAAAAAGAAGACACATTTGAAGGTCCCTGGATATGAAGAGCCTGTGGAGTTTGGGGTACTGACATCATTTGCTTACCCCTTGGAAGGTGGGCTTGGTGAAATCGTTGTGGCAACCACCAGAATTGAAACTATGCTTGGTGATACTGCTATTGCTATACATCCTGAAGACAAAAGATACTGCCACCTTCATGGGAAATTTGCTATTCATCCATTCAATGGAAGAAAGCTTCCAATAGTTTGTGATGAAATACTTGTAGATATGAACTTTGGTACTGGTGCTGTTAAG ATAACTCCAGCCCATGATCCAAATGATTTTGAGTTTGGACAGCGTCACAAACTTGAATTCATAAATATTTTTACTGATGATGGGAAAATAAATAGCAACGGGGGTGCAGACTTTGAAGGAATGCCTCGTTTCAAAGCTCGTGTCGCTGTGGCTGAAGCTTTAAAGGAAAAG GGTCTCTACAGGGATGTCAAGGATAACGAGATGCGCCTTGGGATTTGTTCAAGAAGCAATGATGTAGTGGAACCTCTTGTAAAGCCTCAGTGGTTTGTCAACTGCAAAAGTATGGCCAAACAGGCTTTGGATGCTGTGATGGATGATGATAACCGGAAGATGGAGATCATCCCCAAACAATATGCTGCTGAATGGAAAAG ATGGCTTGATAATATTCGTGATTGGTGCATCTCAAGGCAGCTTTGGTGGGGTCATCGAATTCCTGCTTGGTATGTGACACTGCATGATGATAAGCAGAAGGAATTTGGTGTTTGTGATGATCACTGGATCGTCGCTAGAAATGCAGAAGAGGCTCGAGATTTGGCTTGTAGGAAATTTCCAGGGAAGGCGATTCTTGAGCTCTCTCAAGATCCAGATGTGCTGGATACCTGGTTTTCATCTGGTCTTTTTCCATTATCTGCACTGGGGTGGCCAGATGATACTGCAGATTTAAAAGTTTTTTATCCAACGTCCGTTATTGAAACTGGACATGATATTCTCTTCTTCTGGGTTGCACGTATGGTGATGTTGGCGATAACACTGGGAGGTGATGTACCATTTATGAAG GTTTATTTGCATCCAATGATCCGTGACGCACAGGGACGTAAGATGTCCAAATCATTGGGAAATGTTGTTGATCCTCTTGAAGTTATTAATGGAATTACCCTTGATAATCTTCACGAGAGATTAAAGGAGGGTAACCTGGATGCCAAAGAAATTGAGAGTGCAAAAGAGGGACAGGCAAAGGACTTTCCTAAGGGTATTCCTGAATGTGGGGCAGATGCTCTTCGATTTGCCCTAGTCTCATATACTGCTCAG TCTGATAAAATCAATCTGGATATCCAGAGAGTTGTTGGGTATCGTCAGTGGTGTAATAAACTATGGAATGCCGTTAGGTTTGCCTTGAGTAAACTGGGTGAATATTACACGCCTCCAACAAATATAGTTCCTCGTGAAATGCCTTTTATCTGCCAGTGGATACTCTCAGCACTTAACAAGGCCATAGCGAAAACTGTCTCATCCCTGGAATCTTATGACTTCTCCGATGCAGCAACAGCAGTATATTCGTTTTGGCAGTTCCAGTTGTGTGATGTGTTTATAGAAGTAATCAAGCCATACTTTGTTGGTGATAATCCAGAATTTGTATCTGCAAGAAGATTTGCTCAAGACACCCTGTGGCTTTGTTTAGATAACGGGTTGAGATTACTCCATCCGTTTATGCCATTTGTCTCCGAAGAATTATGGCAGCGTCTTCCAGCTAGCGGAAATTCCATAAAGAAAGAATCTATTGTGATAAGTGATTATCCTGCAACTATAGAG GGCTGGAATAATGATTGGGTAGAAGCTGGGATGGAAAAGGTGTTGTCCATTGTTAAAGGTCTGAGGTCGAAGAGGGCATTGTTGCCTCCGAAGGAGAGATTCGCAAG GCGAAAAGCATTTGTGCTTTGCTGGGCGGATGATAATGTGGAGTTCATACGAAGCCGCAAAATGGAGATTTGCACTCTAGCTGCGTTGTCATCTTTGCAG GTCTCAAGTAACGGTGATACAGCTCCGACTGAATGGCTGATAGAGGTTGTGGATGAGTCTGTCACGGTTTTTCTTGAGGGAGAAGGGACTACTTGTGACCCAGTGGCTGAAATTCAAAGGCTCataaagaagagaaaagacaCTAGGAA GCAATATGAAAACTTAAACAAAATGATGAGTGCCTCTCGCTACAAATAG
- the LOC107831446 gene encoding valine--tRNA ligase, mitochondrial 1 isoform X1 translates to MLLYTRQPAYLQTELQSWFPPSATASIVTIYEQSNFASQVLSRPPRLSQPPPSAADSSSSYAPLYFHFYSRYDDATSDGKELTLEDFEKKKKKEEKAREKELKKLKAALKVEAAKQAQAASNVSKKDKKKNSKMEGEEENYEDFVDPGTPLGEKKQLSRQMAKTYSPSAVEKSWYAWWEKSNFFVADPNSSKPAFVIVLPPPNVTGALHIGHALTAAIQDTIIRWRRMSGYNALWIPGMDHAGIATQVVVEKKIMRERNLTRHDIGRENFVSEVWNWKNEYGGTILKQLRRLGASLDWSRECFTMDEKRSKAVTEAFVRLSNEGLIYRAPRMVHWDCVLRTAISDIEVEYTDIKKKTHLKVPGYEEPVEFGVLTSFAYPLEGGLGEIVVATTRIETMLGDTAIAIHPEDKRYCHLHGKFAIHPFNGRKLPIVCDEILVDMNFGTGAVKITPAHDPNDFEFGQRHKLEFINIFTDDGKINSNGGADFEGMPRFKARVAVAEALKEKGLYRDVKDNEMRLGICSRSNDVVEPLVKPQWFVNCKSMAKQALDAVMDDDNRKMEIIPKQYAAEWKRWLDNIRDWCISRQLWWGHRIPAWYVTLHDDKQKEFGVCDDHWIVARNAEEARDLACRKFPGKAILELSQDPDVLDTWFSSGLFPLSALGWPDDTADLKVFYPTSVIETGHDILFFWVARMVMLAITLGGDVPFMKVYLHPMIRDAQGRKMSKSLGNVVDPLEVINGITLDNLHERLKEGNLDAKEIESAKEGQAKDFPKGIPECGADALRFALVSYTAQSDKINLDIQRVVGYRQWCNKLWNAVRFALSKLGEYYTPPTNIVPREMPFICQWILSALNKAIAKTVSSLESYDFSDAATAVYSFWQFQLCDVFIEVIKPYFVGDNPEFVSARRFAQDTLWLCLDNGLRLLHPFMPFVSEELWQRLPASGNSIKKESIVISDYPATIEGWNNDWVEAGMEKVLSIVKGLRSKRALLPPKERFARRKAFVLCWADDNVEFIRSRKMEICTLAALSSLQVSSNGDTAPTEWLIEVVDESVTVFLEGEGTTCDPVAEIQRLIKKRKDTRKQYENLNKMMSASRYK, encoded by the exons GCTAGAGAGAAAGAACTGAAAAAACTCAAGGCTGCACTAAAAGTGGAAGCAGCAAAACag GCACAAGCTGCTTCCAATGTGTCAAAGAAGGATAAGAAGAAGAACTCAAAAATGGAGGGTGAAGAGGAAAATTATGAAGATTTTGTTGATCCAGGGACACCCCTGGGAGAGAAGAAGCAGCTCTCCCGTCAAATGGCAAAAACTTATAGTCCCAGTGCTGTAGAGAAATC GTGGTATGCATGGtgggaaaagtccaatttcttTGTTGCTGACCCAAACAGCTCTAAGCCAGCTTTTGTGATT GTCTTGCCCCCACCAAATGTGACTGGCGCTCTCCATATAGGACATGCACTTACAGCTGCCATCCAG GATACAATTATTCGTTGGCGGAGAATGTCTGGATACAATGCCTTGTGGATCCCAGGGATGGATCATGCTGGAATCGCAACCCAG GTTGTTGTGGAAAAGAAGATCATGCGGGAGAGGAATTTGACTAGACATGATATTGGTCGGGAGAACTTCGTATCTGAA GTCTGGAATTGGAAGAATGAGTATGGGGGTACTATACTGAAGCAATTACGTCGCCTGGGTGCGTCACTTGATTGGTCTCGTGAG TGCTTTACCATGGATGAGAAAAGGTCTAAGGCTGTTACTGAAGCATTTGTTAGGCTGTCCAATGAAGGTCTTATATACAG GGCTCCACGTATGGTGCATTGGGATTGTGTCTTGCGTACCGCAATCTCTGATATTGAG GTTGAATACACAGACATAAAAAAGAAGACACATTTGAAGGTCCCTGGATATGAAGAGCCTGTGGAGTTTGGGGTACTGACATCATTTGCTTACCCCTTGGAAGGTGGGCTTGGTGAAATCGTTGTGGCAACCACCAGAATTGAAACTATGCTTGGTGATACTGCTATTGCTATACATCCTGAAGACAAAAGATACTGCCACCTTCATGGGAAATTTGCTATTCATCCATTCAATGGAAGAAAGCTTCCAATAGTTTGTGATGAAATACTTGTAGATATGAACTTTGGTACTGGTGCTGTTAAG ATAACTCCAGCCCATGATCCAAATGATTTTGAGTTTGGACAGCGTCACAAACTTGAATTCATAAATATTTTTACTGATGATGGGAAAATAAATAGCAACGGGGGTGCAGACTTTGAAGGAATGCCTCGTTTCAAAGCTCGTGTCGCTGTGGCTGAAGCTTTAAAGGAAAAG GGTCTCTACAGGGATGTCAAGGATAACGAGATGCGCCTTGGGATTTGTTCAAGAAGCAATGATGTAGTGGAACCTCTTGTAAAGCCTCAGTGGTTTGTCAACTGCAAAAGTATGGCCAAACAGGCTTTGGATGCTGTGATGGATGATGATAACCGGAAGATGGAGATCATCCCCAAACAATATGCTGCTGAATGGAAAAG ATGGCTTGATAATATTCGTGATTGGTGCATCTCAAGGCAGCTTTGGTGGGGTCATCGAATTCCTGCTTGGTATGTGACACTGCATGATGATAAGCAGAAGGAATTTGGTGTTTGTGATGATCACTGGATCGTCGCTAGAAATGCAGAAGAGGCTCGAGATTTGGCTTGTAGGAAATTTCCAGGGAAGGCGATTCTTGAGCTCTCTCAAGATCCAGATGTGCTGGATACCTGGTTTTCATCTGGTCTTTTTCCATTATCTGCACTGGGGTGGCCAGATGATACTGCAGATTTAAAAGTTTTTTATCCAACGTCCGTTATTGAAACTGGACATGATATTCTCTTCTTCTGGGTTGCACGTATGGTGATGTTGGCGATAACACTGGGAGGTGATGTACCATTTATGAAG GTTTATTTGCATCCAATGATCCGTGACGCACAGGGACGTAAGATGTCCAAATCATTGGGAAATGTTGTTGATCCTCTTGAAGTTATTAATGGAATTACCCTTGATAATCTTCACGAGAGATTAAAGGAGGGTAACCTGGATGCCAAAGAAATTGAGAGTGCAAAAGAGGGACAGGCAAAGGACTTTCCTAAGGGTATTCCTGAATGTGGGGCAGATGCTCTTCGATTTGCCCTAGTCTCATATACTGCTCAG TCTGATAAAATCAATCTGGATATCCAGAGAGTTGTTGGGTATCGTCAGTGGTGTAATAAACTATGGAATGCCGTTAGGTTTGCCTTGAGTAAACTGGGTGAATATTACACGCCTCCAACAAATATAGTTCCTCGTGAAATGCCTTTTATCTGCCAGTGGATACTCTCAGCACTTAACAAGGCCATAGCGAAAACTGTCTCATCCCTGGAATCTTATGACTTCTCCGATGCAGCAACAGCAGTATATTCGTTTTGGCAGTTCCAGTTGTGTGATGTGTTTATAGAAGTAATCAAGCCATACTTTGTTGGTGATAATCCAGAATTTGTATCTGCAAGAAGATTTGCTCAAGACACCCTGTGGCTTTGTTTAGATAACGGGTTGAGATTACTCCATCCGTTTATGCCATTTGTCTCCGAAGAATTATGGCAGCGTCTTCCAGCTAGCGGAAATTCCATAAAGAAAGAATCTATTGTGATAAGTGATTATCCTGCAACTATAGAG GGCTGGAATAATGATTGGGTAGAAGCTGGGATGGAAAAGGTGTTGTCCATTGTTAAAGGTCTGAGGTCGAAGAGGGCATTGTTGCCTCCGAAGGAGAGATTCGCAAG GCGAAAAGCATTTGTGCTTTGCTGGGCGGATGATAATGTGGAGTTCATACGAAGCCGCAAAATGGAGATTTGCACTCTAGCTGCGTTGTCATCTTTGCAG GTCTCAAGTAACGGTGATACAGCTCCGACTGAATGGCTGATAGAGGTTGTGGATGAGTCTGTCACGGTTTTTCTTGAGGGAGAAGGGACTACTTGTGACCCAGTGGCTGAAATTCAAAGGCTCataaagaagagaaaagacaCTAGGAA GCAATATGAAAACTTAAACAAAATGATGAGTGCCTCTCGCTACAAATAG